In Chitinophaga sp. HK235, a single window of DNA contains:
- a CDS encoding TetR/AcrR family transcriptional regulator, whose amino-acid sequence MKEEWHQLVHGGIILFTHKGIRATSVDEITRFCQLPTQSFYEHFDSKEKLICHIITEWLEKTERYLSFNRHLSSNAITEISNFFRAAEKMVEIIQPVFFIDIRNHYSSTWEKLEQFREETLSAFIRLNVCRGLKEGLYRRNLDRSLMEKIYFTPMQIVTEHRHIERSLVNRIYHEMNTIFLHGLVNLRGMKLIYEKDAH is encoded by the coding sequence ATGAAAGAAGAATGGCACCAGCTCGTTCATGGCGGCATCATCCTCTTCACCCACAAAGGTATCAGGGCTACCAGCGTAGACGAGATCACCCGGTTCTGCCAGCTGCCTACCCAAAGCTTTTACGAACATTTCGACAGTAAAGAAAAACTGATTTGCCATATCATCACGGAATGGCTGGAAAAAACAGAGAGGTACCTCTCTTTCAACAGGCACCTGTCTTCCAATGCCATCACGGAGATCAGTAACTTTTTCAGGGCCGCGGAAAAAATGGTGGAAATCATACAGCCCGTCTTTTTTATCGATATCCGCAATCATTACAGCAGCACCTGGGAAAAGCTGGAACAGTTCAGGGAAGAAACACTCTCCGCTTTCATCCGGCTGAATGTCTGCAGAGGATTGAAAGAAGGACTGTACCGCCGCAACCTCGACCGGTCGCTGATGGAAAAAATTTACTTCACACCGATGCAAATCGTTACAGAACATAGGCATATAGAGAGGAGTCTTGTCAACAGGATCTACCATGAGATGAACACCATTTTCCTGCATGGACTGGTGAATCTCAGAGGGATGAAACTGATCTATGAAAAAGACGCACATTAA
- a CDS encoding TolC family protein: protein MRRAIYLIICTMGIPFMSRAQTTLTLPGALHAARTNNPFLKPASLNTAIAQSDVITAGLRPNPVLNNQTLQLMNSRNFAPNTRYYDKENRQTWWQLTKQFQLSGQRRLKQQFAAGNVTVAEKTFADVERNILTETGNKWLDVWFNKVNLQLIREARVNIDSLVKTQEIRLRNQVISSSELARTQLLLQQYQLQYNNAAQNYRNELQNLQLLTGQTDSIAIDEQDPVISMEMTQELDSLVNLSLVQRPDVQQAQATISAAKSNISLQKALAQPTPELGFIYNPQNTVPYFGVFATIDLPVFSRNQGEIRKSKIVLQQSEQSLSALQKQVSTEVQATWHTYQVNRETVDKYKSILPQAETILQSVKYAYTKGGTTIIDFLEAQRTWFETQKMYYDALYNYRKSYLQLLQVTGLINQL, encoded by the coding sequence ATGCGTAGAGCCATTTATCTGATCATTTGTACGATGGGCATCCCCTTTATGTCAAGGGCCCAGACTACTCTAACCTTGCCAGGGGCACTTCATGCCGCCAGAACCAACAACCCTTTTCTTAAGCCTGCCAGTCTGAATACTGCTATCGCCCAGAGCGATGTCATTACTGCGGGATTAAGACCCAATCCGGTGTTGAACAATCAGACCCTTCAGCTGATGAACTCGCGGAACTTTGCTCCCAACACCCGGTATTACGATAAAGAAAACCGGCAAACCTGGTGGCAGCTGACCAAACAGTTTCAACTGTCGGGCCAGCGGAGACTGAAACAACAGTTCGCAGCCGGCAATGTAACCGTCGCCGAAAAAACCTTCGCCGACGTGGAAAGGAACATCCTTACCGAAACAGGCAACAAATGGCTGGATGTATGGTTTAATAAAGTCAACCTGCAACTGATCCGCGAAGCGAGAGTAAACATTGACAGCCTGGTAAAAACCCAGGAAATACGCCTGAGAAACCAGGTGATCAGCAGCAGTGAACTGGCACGTACCCAGCTATTGCTGCAACAGTACCAGCTACAATACAACAACGCAGCCCAGAACTATCGTAATGAACTGCAAAACCTGCAACTGCTCACCGGACAAACCGACAGCATCGCCATCGACGAACAGGACCCCGTTATATCCATGGAGATGACGCAGGAGCTGGACAGCCTCGTAAACCTTTCGCTGGTGCAGCGCCCCGATGTACAACAGGCACAGGCCACCATCAGCGCCGCCAAAAGCAACATCTCCCTGCAAAAAGCCCTGGCCCAACCAACGCCGGAGCTGGGATTCATCTACAACCCGCAGAACACCGTTCCCTATTTCGGCGTCTTCGCTACCATCGATCTGCCGGTATTCAGCCGCAACCAGGGCGAAATCCGGAAATCCAAAATAGTACTGCAACAGTCCGAACAGTCACTGTCCGCCCTGCAAAAACAGGTAAGCACCGAAGTACAAGCCACCTGGCATACTTATCAGGTCAATAGAGAAACAGTAGACAAATACAAAAGCATCCTGCCCCAGGCAGAAACTATTCTGCAATCTGTAAAGTACGCCTATACGAAAGGCGGTACTACCATCATAGATTTCCTGGAAGCACAACGGACCTGGTTCGAAACCCAGAAAATGTATTACGACGCATTGTACAACTATCGCAAAAGCTACCTGCAACTTTTACAGGTAACCGGATTGATTAATCAACTATAA
- a CDS encoding efflux RND transporter periplasmic adaptor subunit, whose protein sequence is MTKTALGLSIASIAWLAMSCGAHQEKKTAAAPSKTVVEDSGRTIKLPPDSLTLHFFKTMEATQSDLNAELMAPARVAATVVKSNGNASQNIVLFDNPDLTASYTELLQHIINIREKGNIIRQKKAIAAQKQIELDRFKDLAEHGAGTGKDVSDAKTDLISAQTEMAIAETDLANEKTSIIEHESKLKLAGFDPQSLVTAKPDKTWIICEMPENQITKVKEGSNCKLQLNSYPGETFSGVIEKIGEVVDNITRMVKLRITVSDIQHKLRPGMFATVKFGVSEGNTLSVPRASIITVQGKNYVFVRKDDRTFERREVLTGIQVNDRMVVFGGIKAGDQVVTDGAMQLKGISFGY, encoded by the coding sequence ATGACAAAAACTGCCTTGGGCTTATCAATAGCAAGCATTGCATGGTTGGCCATGTCTTGCGGAGCACATCAGGAAAAGAAAACAGCTGCCGCCCCCAGCAAAACCGTTGTGGAAGACAGCGGACGAACTATCAAACTTCCTCCCGACAGCCTTACCCTTCACTTCTTCAAAACCATGGAGGCCACCCAGAGCGACCTTAACGCAGAACTGATGGCTCCGGCACGTGTAGCCGCTACCGTGGTAAAGTCAAACGGAAACGCCTCCCAGAATATCGTGCTGTTCGACAATCCGGACCTCACCGCCAGTTACACGGAGCTGTTGCAACATATCATCAACATCCGCGAAAAAGGTAATATCATCCGCCAGAAAAAAGCTATCGCCGCCCAGAAACAAATAGAACTGGACCGCTTTAAAGATCTCGCGGAACACGGCGCCGGCACCGGCAAAGATGTGTCTGATGCCAAAACAGACCTCATCTCCGCCCAGACTGAAATGGCTATCGCGGAAACAGACCTCGCCAACGAAAAAACTTCCATCATAGAACATGAATCCAAACTCAAACTGGCCGGCTTCGACCCACAGTCGCTCGTAACAGCCAAACCAGACAAAACATGGATCATCTGTGAAATGCCCGAAAACCAGATCACCAAAGTAAAAGAAGGCAGCAACTGTAAACTGCAGCTCAACTCCTACCCTGGCGAAACCTTTTCCGGCGTGATCGAAAAAATCGGCGAAGTAGTAGACAACATCACCCGTATGGTGAAATTGAGAATCACCGTATCTGACATACAACACAAACTGCGCCCCGGTATGTTTGCCACCGTAAAATTCGGTGTCAGCGAAGGCAATACCCTGTCGGTGCCCCGCGCTTCCATCATTACCGTTCAGGGCAAAAACTATGTTTTTGTACGTAAAGATGATCGCACCTTCGAACGCAGGGAAGTGCTCACCGGTATACAGGTAAACGACCGCATGGTGGTATTCGGCGGCATTAAAGCAGGCGACCAGGTGGTAACCGACGGCGCCATGCAACTGAAAGGAATTTCATTCGGATATTAA
- a CDS encoding TolC family protein has product MNFRLIFTLAAALAAHHTFAQTPVLTVEDCQRMAIEQNKKIRAAQYQIDAANAAVKSAAANAYPAIDGSVMGAYLGKPIGGALNGAIPEYFGSAIVSVTQPIYAGGKIQLGKAAAAKGVNIQQEQKALTTAEVLLNVNKAYWQVVQVKEKIILAKKYQEMLQGLQQELKNAYDAGLIYKNDLLRVEVNLNDASLRLTQANDGLVMAKLALAQVTGMPGQTDFNIADSVSGNFNEVAAQELTAAAENRPEIRLLHQVLEVEQLQKKMLKADFLPTIGVSAAGLATGGKGVNISNGKDFMGSWYGLASINVPIFDWGKKANKVKEQSFKIAARQQELENTKELVGLEVQQAYLALNQSVKKIQTSRLSLEQATENLKLANDRLKAGTITGKDVLEAQTIWQQAYSSIIDSKVEYKINEAAYQKAIGALK; this is encoded by the coding sequence ATGAATTTCAGATTAATATTCACCCTGGCAGCTGCATTGGCCGCTCATCATACTTTTGCACAGACACCTGTGCTGACGGTGGAAGACTGCCAGCGGATGGCCATAGAACAAAATAAAAAAATCAGGGCCGCACAGTACCAGATAGATGCAGCCAATGCAGCTGTTAAATCCGCTGCAGCCAATGCCTATCCGGCCATCGACGGTTCTGTGATGGGCGCCTACCTGGGCAAACCCATTGGTGGCGCGCTGAACGGTGCCATCCCTGAATACTTCGGCAGTGCAATCGTTTCCGTTACCCAACCGATTTATGCCGGCGGTAAAATACAGCTGGGCAAAGCTGCCGCCGCCAAAGGTGTCAATATCCAGCAGGAACAGAAAGCACTGACCACCGCGGAAGTATTGCTGAACGTCAACAAAGCATACTGGCAGGTAGTACAGGTAAAAGAAAAAATTATCCTGGCAAAAAAATATCAGGAGATGCTGCAAGGACTGCAGCAGGAACTTAAAAACGCCTACGACGCAGGCCTGATCTATAAAAACGATCTGCTGCGGGTAGAAGTGAACCTCAACGACGCCTCCCTGAGGCTTACTCAGGCCAACGACGGCCTCGTGATGGCCAAGCTGGCCCTGGCACAGGTGACAGGCATGCCCGGCCAGACAGATTTTAATATAGCCGACTCCGTTAGTGGCAACTTCAACGAAGTGGCTGCACAGGAACTGACAGCTGCTGCGGAAAACAGGCCGGAAATCCGCTTGCTGCATCAGGTGCTGGAAGTAGAGCAATTGCAGAAAAAAATGCTGAAGGCTGATTTCCTGCCCACTATCGGTGTCAGCGCAGCTGGTCTGGCCACCGGCGGTAAAGGCGTCAATATCAGCAATGGCAAAGACTTCATGGGTTCCTGGTACGGACTGGCCAGCATCAATGTACCCATCTTCGACTGGGGCAAAAAAGCCAATAAGGTAAAGGAACAGTCCTTTAAAATAGCTGCCCGTCAGCAGGAACTGGAAAACACCAAAGAGCTGGTGGGCCTCGAAGTACAACAGGCATACCTGGCCCTTAACCAGTCCGTCAAAAAAATCCAGACCTCCCGGCTGTCACTGGAACAGGCCACCGAGAATCTCAAACTCGCCAACGACCGCCTCAAAGCAGGGACTATCACCGGTAAGGACGTACTGGAAGCACAAACCATATGGCAACAGGCCTATAGCAGTATCATAGACAGCAAAGTTGAATATAAGATCAATGAAGCGGCATATCAGAAAGCGATCGGAGCATTGAAATAA
- a CDS encoding DUF190 domain-containing protein codes for MLQAQIFIDKDDLLGTRPLYDFIMQFLINNNVKGATAYRGFMGFGSNQLMKRPDEIFSFDEPPMMITFIDEEEKVREVLTLLRASYKGGFIITHPVEQFKA; via the coding sequence ATGCTACAGGCACAGATTTTTATTGATAAAGATGATTTGCTCGGTACCAGGCCACTATATGATTTTATCATGCAGTTCCTGATCAACAACAATGTCAAAGGCGCCACGGCATACCGCGGCTTCATGGGCTTTGGCAGTAACCAGCTGATGAAACGCCCCGATGAAATCTTTTCCTTTGATGAACCTCCTATGATGATCACCTTTATAGATGAAGAAGAAAAAGTGCGGGAGGTACTGACACTGCTAAGGGCTTCCTATAAAGGCGGATTTATTATTACACACCCCGTAGAGCAATTTAAAGCATGA
- a CDS encoding efflux RND transporter permease subunit, translating into MIRNLLVFSLRNRWAVIISAVVLSVIGYWCFTQLKIEAYPDIADTNVIIVAPFDGRAAEEVEQQVTIPIERALNNVPRVLDRRSRTIFGLSVVQLTFQDGTDDYFARQQVIERLSSITLPAGVTPELAPLTTAVGEIYRYVVEAPPSYTPMQLRDLQDWVIRPAILQVPGIADVTNFGGPLKQFHILTAPDKLRKYNLTLQDVIDAVQKNNLNTGGNVIDRGGQGFAVRGLGAVKSEKDLRNIVLTAVNGVPVYVKDVATVETAPPPPSGVLGYAVPDEGIDKIGSPEGIILLRRGENPSIALKALKEKLALLSDTELPEGVKLRVLYDRSFLIDHSLETVAHTLFMGVSIVVIVLVFFLGSIRSALVVTATIPFSLLFAFILMRLTGIPANLLSLGAIDFGIIVDGACVMAEHLIRRYRNATPQEKENGIVGITLISAQEVGREIFFSVTIIILAYTPILMMTRVEGKLFSPMALTLSFAVIGAMICALTLIPVLISFAYKKALSTDKPMKAHRNVVLDFLEKTYDHSLNFFLRFHKQTVLIAGVAIVLLIGLGGKLGSEFLPELDEGSIFMRAFMPAGVTIQENAKIAPIIRKVIASYPPVKYVITQTGRNDDGTDPFPANRTEILVGLKDYKLWSDTITKKELVKRIQADLEKNIPGTSFNSGQPIIDQVMEIVTGSAADLAISVVGDDLSLMRPKADSIAAIVKATEGSASVNIEQEGTQAQLAININRENAARFGINVSDIQSMIESAIGGKPIGTLYDGTKRYDIIVRYLPQERNTVEAIRNLQVPAATGALIPMDQLADIQFIDGQTNIYRLDGKRMVTVRTNVRGRDQGSFVKELQEKIGQRVQVPKGYDIIYGGQYENLERAGKQLSLTIPLTIVIVFVFLFMLFKSMKHTFVTMSCILVALAGGIIALFLRGYHFNVSAGVGFVSIFGISVMAGVLLVSALNREMYKSPLTLRASVQKVAVDQFKAIMMMLMVAIIGLVPAAISTGIGSDVQRPLATVIIGGLTFTLLFTPIVIPPLYYWVEKKKNPHHH; encoded by the coding sequence ATGATCCGCAACCTACTAGTATTTTCCTTACGTAACCGTTGGGCGGTCATTATCAGCGCAGTGGTATTATCAGTAATCGGTTACTGGTGTTTTACCCAGCTGAAAATTGAAGCCTATCCTGATATTGCCGATACCAACGTTATTATTGTGGCCCCGTTTGACGGACGTGCTGCGGAAGAAGTGGAACAACAGGTGACCATTCCTATCGAACGCGCCCTCAACAACGTGCCCCGCGTGCTGGACAGAAGAAGCCGTACCATCTTCGGACTCTCTGTGGTACAGCTGACCTTCCAGGATGGCACTGACGACTATTTTGCCCGTCAGCAGGTGATCGAACGTCTTTCTTCCATCACACTGCCGGCAGGCGTAACACCGGAACTGGCGCCACTCACCACCGCCGTGGGCGAGATCTACCGCTATGTGGTGGAAGCCCCTCCCAGCTATACGCCCATGCAGCTGAGAGACCTGCAGGACTGGGTGATAAGGCCCGCCATCCTTCAGGTGCCCGGTATCGCCGATGTAACCAACTTCGGCGGACCACTCAAACAATTTCATATCCTCACCGCTCCGGATAAACTGCGTAAATACAACCTCACACTGCAGGATGTGATAGACGCCGTTCAGAAGAACAACCTGAATACCGGCGGCAACGTGATAGACCGCGGTGGACAAGGCTTTGCCGTGAGAGGCCTTGGTGCGGTAAAATCAGAAAAGGACCTGCGCAACATTGTACTCACAGCCGTGAATGGTGTGCCGGTATATGTGAAAGATGTAGCCACCGTAGAAACAGCTCCCCCGCCGCCTTCCGGCGTACTGGGTTATGCTGTGCCCGATGAAGGCATCGACAAGATAGGTTCTCCTGAAGGTATCATCCTGCTGCGCCGCGGCGAAAACCCCAGTATCGCCCTGAAAGCACTGAAGGAGAAGCTGGCACTACTCAGCGACACAGAACTGCCTGAAGGCGTGAAACTCCGCGTACTATACGACCGTAGCTTCCTGATCGACCACTCTCTGGAAACGGTAGCACATACACTCTTTATGGGTGTTAGTATTGTGGTAATCGTACTCGTGTTTTTCCTGGGCAGTATACGCTCTGCACTCGTGGTGACTGCCACCATTCCCTTTTCCCTGCTGTTTGCCTTTATCCTGATGCGGCTGACCGGCATTCCGGCCAACCTGTTATCACTCGGTGCGATCGACTTCGGTATCATCGTGGATGGCGCCTGCGTAATGGCTGAACACCTGATCCGGCGCTATCGCAACGCTACACCACAGGAGAAGGAAAACGGCATTGTAGGAATCACCCTCATTTCGGCACAGGAAGTAGGCCGTGAGATTTTCTTCTCCGTTACCATCATCATCCTGGCCTATACGCCTATCCTGATGATGACAAGGGTAGAAGGTAAACTCTTCTCACCTATGGCCCTTACACTGTCTTTTGCAGTAATAGGTGCCATGATCTGCGCACTGACACTGATACCCGTGCTTATCTCCTTTGCCTATAAAAAGGCGCTGTCCACCGACAAGCCAATGAAAGCGCACCGTAATGTGGTACTGGATTTTCTCGAAAAAACATATGACCACTCGCTCAATTTCTTCCTGCGCTTTCATAAACAGACCGTATTGATTGCTGGTGTAGCCATCGTACTGCTGATCGGCCTGGGCGGCAAGCTGGGGTCAGAATTCCTGCCCGAACTGGACGAAGGCTCCATATTCATGCGCGCCTTTATGCCGGCCGGTGTTACCATCCAGGAAAACGCCAAGATCGCTCCTATTATCCGGAAAGTGATCGCTTCGTATCCTCCGGTGAAATATGTGATCACACAAACCGGACGCAATGATGATGGTACGGATCCTTTCCCTGCCAACCGTACAGAGATACTGGTAGGATTAAAAGATTACAAACTATGGAGTGATACCATCACCAAAAAAGAACTGGTAAAACGGATACAGGCGGACCTGGAGAAAAATATTCCGGGCACCTCTTTTAACTCCGGACAGCCCATTATCGACCAGGTGATGGAAATTGTGACTGGTAGTGCTGCTGACCTGGCCATCTCCGTGGTAGGCGACGATCTGAGCCTGATGCGTCCTAAAGCAGACAGCATCGCGGCCATTGTAAAAGCCACAGAGGGCTCTGCTTCCGTAAATATTGAACAGGAAGGTACACAGGCCCAGCTGGCCATCAACATCAACCGCGAAAATGCGGCCCGCTTCGGTATCAATGTAAGTGATATACAAAGCATGATCGAATCTGCCATCGGCGGAAAACCGATCGGTACATTATACGATGGCACCAAACGCTACGATATCATCGTCCGTTATCTGCCACAGGAAAGAAACACCGTTGAAGCCATCCGTAACCTGCAGGTACCTGCCGCCACCGGCGCGCTGATCCCTATGGACCAGCTGGCAGATATTCAGTTTATCGATGGTCAGACCAACATCTACCGGCTCGATGGTAAAAGGATGGTGACCGTACGTACCAACGTTCGCGGTCGCGACCAGGGCTCTTTCGTAAAAGAGCTACAGGAAAAAATCGGCCAGCGGGTACAGGTGCCCAAAGGCTACGATATCATTTACGGTGGTCAATACGAAAACCTGGAAAGAGCCGGCAAACAGCTGTCACTCACCATTCCGCTCACTATCGTGATTGTGTTTGTGTTCCTGTTTATGCTGTTTAAAAGCATGAAACATACTTTCGTAACCATGAGTTGTATACTGGTAGCACTCGCCGGCGGTATCATCGCTTTGTTTTTAAGAGGTTACCACTTCAACGTATCTGCTGGTGTAGGCTTCGTGTCCATCTTCGGTATTTCGGTGATGGCCGGTGTATTGCTGGTGTCTGCACTGAACCGGGAGATGTACAAGTCGCCGCTCACGCTGCGCGCCTCTGTACAGAAGGTGGCGGTAGATCAGTTTAAAGCCATCATGATGATGCTCATGGTAGCTATCATTGGTCTGGTACCTGCTGCCATCAGCACCGGTATCGGCTCCGATGTGCAAAGGCCGCTGGCCACGGTGATCATCGGTGGGCTCACCTTCACCCTACTCTTCACCCCGATAGTAATACCACCCTTGTATTACTGGGTGGAAAAGAAAAAGAATCCACATCATCATTAA
- a CDS encoding efflux RND transporter permease subunit — translation MKKRKISFIEAAMQYKQVTIVVVVLLLLLGLYSLLNMPRSENPKIDMPVAMVYAFYPGADEIQMEKQVTNKIEQYLFSFEEVNKEKTKSQTKDGQVFITVELHTSVKDRKKFWSTLQHGLNSAAPQILPQGVIGPVVNSNFGDVTAQIITVSSAQRSYGEIEKYLDKIEDGLKTIPEVSKINRSGGQKQQLYVTIDDQKMQQYGFDLSTIIRTLQVQNITGYSGEMTISSNTFPVFTNSRYKTAEDLGAQIIYTTPQGTVVRLRDVARIERRYEEPSSFIRIGDDKVMMLAIEMQPGNNIVQFGHLVENRLEALRHDFPEDIKIKTIVNQPEVVDESIRHFMKEFGLAIASVIIVVMLLLPFRVAAVSSLAAPISILITFGLINIMGIELHQVTLAALIIVLGMVVDNAIVVVDNYIEKLDEGITPWTAAWQAAKQLSLPIFTATLAIIFAFAPLAIFMNGISKDFIAALPVTIAVALITSMAVALLLTPYTCYVFIKKGLKHKVSTTKKRKSLLDLLQDTFNKGVELAFRYPRTTVGIAAGAVVLAIVLAGKVKQEFFPLSESKQFNAEIWMANGTSLEETERVVKLVEMELQKDKRVTGIASFVGSSSPRFNVTYAPEMPRRNFAQVFITTSGSDATNELVKEYLPKFEGFVPNGYVRLRQLSMQEGSPLAVRVIGENLSDQKKVAEQVKEILRNTAGTNWVRSDYEDDYLGINLQVKEDAAARLGVPNQLITQTIGAGLKGFAVSQIWEGDKPVDIFLRMEANNRKDFNDLSNLHLNSIYGGKVPLKEVAALTPSWHTGVIAHRNGIRTLTVLSEAQKGIMASEILKKAQPQIEKLQLPAGISIQYGGDAESSGENAPGMGKALGTSLVLILLTLLFQFKTFGKTLIILATFPLSLLGAFLGLYITGNPMGMTAFMGIISLIGIVVRNGIILVDYADELVRDHNYTIKAAALGAAKRRMRPIFLTSAAAAIGVVPMIIGKSPLWAPLGSVLASGLIVSMILTLFVVPVLYYLFVRPAPEPAIAADADAEIMYKPAH, via the coding sequence ATGAAAAAGAGAAAAATCAGCTTCATAGAAGCAGCCATGCAGTACAAACAGGTGACCATTGTAGTAGTGGTGCTGTTACTCCTGCTGGGGCTGTATTCCCTCCTGAACATGCCCAGGTCGGAAAACCCGAAGATAGACATGCCGGTGGCCATGGTATATGCTTTTTACCCCGGCGCCGATGAAATACAAATGGAGAAACAGGTGACCAACAAAATAGAACAGTACCTGTTTTCCTTCGAAGAAGTGAATAAAGAGAAAACCAAATCCCAGACAAAAGACGGGCAGGTTTTCATTACAGTAGAATTACATACCTCCGTTAAAGACCGGAAAAAATTCTGGAGCACCCTGCAACACGGCCTCAACAGCGCCGCACCGCAGATACTGCCACAAGGTGTGATAGGTCCTGTGGTGAACAGCAACTTCGGAGATGTAACCGCACAGATCATCACCGTATCCTCTGCACAACGCAGTTATGGCGAGATAGAAAAATACCTGGATAAAATAGAAGACGGGCTCAAAACCATTCCGGAAGTATCCAAAATAAACCGGTCCGGTGGCCAGAAGCAACAACTATACGTAACAATCGATGATCAGAAGATGCAGCAGTATGGTTTTGACCTGTCTACTATTATCCGTACCCTGCAGGTCCAGAATATCACGGGTTATTCCGGTGAGATGACCATCAGCTCCAACACCTTCCCGGTATTTACCAACAGCCGGTATAAAACAGCGGAAGACCTGGGCGCACAGATCATCTATACCACCCCGCAGGGAACCGTGGTGAGACTACGCGATGTAGCGCGTATAGAACGCCGGTATGAGGAACCATCTTCGTTTATCCGTATAGGTGATGACAAGGTGATGATGCTGGCTATTGAGATGCAGCCCGGTAACAACATCGTACAATTCGGTCATCTTGTGGAAAACAGGCTGGAAGCGCTCCGGCATGATTTCCCCGAAGACATCAAAATCAAGACCATCGTTAACCAGCCGGAAGTAGTAGATGAAAGTATCCGACACTTTATGAAAGAGTTTGGACTGGCCATCGCTTCGGTGATCATTGTGGTGATGTTGTTGCTCCCCTTCCGGGTAGCCGCCGTGTCTTCGCTGGCAGCGCCCATCTCCATCCTGATCACCTTCGGACTGATCAACATCATGGGTATAGAACTGCATCAGGTAACGCTGGCTGCGCTGATCATTGTGCTGGGCATGGTAGTAGACAATGCGATCGTGGTGGTGGACAACTACATCGAAAAACTGGATGAGGGCATCACCCCGTGGACAGCAGCCTGGCAGGCCGCCAAACAGCTTTCCCTGCCTATCTTCACGGCTACGCTGGCCATCATTTTCGCCTTTGCACCGCTGGCCATCTTTATGAATGGTATATCCAAAGATTTCATCGCGGCCCTGCCGGTAACCATCGCCGTAGCGCTGATTACCTCTATGGCAGTAGCATTGCTGCTCACACCCTACACATGTTATGTGTTCATCAAAAAAGGTCTCAAACATAAAGTCAGCACAACTAAAAAACGTAAAAGCCTGCTGGACCTCCTGCAGGACACCTTCAACAAAGGCGTGGAGCTGGCCTTCCGTTATCCCCGTACTACTGTGGGCATCGCGGCAGGTGCAGTAGTGCTGGCCATAGTACTGGCTGGTAAAGTGAAACAGGAATTTTTCCCGCTGAGCGAAAGCAAACAATTTAATGCAGAAATATGGATGGCCAATGGCACATCCCTCGAAGAAACAGAACGGGTGGTGAAGCTGGTGGAAATGGAGTTGCAGAAAGATAAACGTGTGACAGGTATTGCCAGTTTTGTGGGTTCCAGCTCCCCCCGTTTTAATGTTACCTACGCACCGGAGATGCCCAGAAGGAACTTCGCTCAGGTATTTATCACCACCTCCGGCAGCGATGCTACCAACGAACTGGTAAAAGAGTACCTGCCTAAGTTCGAAGGTTTTGTGCCCAACGGTTATGTACGGCTGCGTCAGCTGAGTATGCAGGAAGGCTCTCCGCTGGCCGTCCGGGTGATCGGCGAAAACCTCAGCGATCAGAAAAAAGTGGCAGAGCAGGTAAAAGAGATCCTCCGCAACACAGCAGGCACCAACTGGGTAAGGTCCGACTATGAAGACGATTACCTGGGCATCAATCTGCAGGTGAAAGAAGACGCCGCTGCCAGGCTGGGTGTTCCTAACCAGCTGATCACCCAAACGATCGGGGCCGGCCTTAAAGGCTTTGCCGTATCCCAGATATGGGAAGGCGACAAACCAGTGGACATCTTCCTGCGTATGGAAGCCAATAACCGCAAGGATTTTAATGACCTGAGTAATCTTCACCTCAACAGCATATACGGCGGTAAAGTGCCTTTAAAAGAAGTAGCAGCGCTGACACCTTCCTGGCATACCGGCGTGATCGCCCACCGTAATGGTATCCGCACCCTTACGGTATTATCTGAAGCACAGAAAGGTATCATGGCTTCCGAGATATTAAAAAAGGCGCAGCCGCAGATTGAAAAGCTGCAGCTTCCCGCCGGTATCAGCATACAGTATGGTGGTGATGCCGAATCGTCCGGAGAGAATGCTCCGGGCATGGGCAAGGCGCTGGGCACCAGTCTTGTTCTGATATTGCTCACGCTGTTGTTCCAGTTCAAGACTTTTGGTAAAACACTGATCATCCTGGCCACTTTCCCGCTTAGTCTGCTGGGCGCTTTCCTGGGCCTGTATATCACCGGCAACCCGATGGGTATGACCGCTTTCATGGGCATCATCAGTCTGATTGGTATTGTGGTACGTAATGGTATTATCCTGGTAGACTATGCAGATGAGCTGGTAAGAGACCATAACTATACGATAAAAGCCGCTGCGCTGGGTGCAGCCAAACGCCGTATGCGGCCTATCTTCCTGACATCGGCCGCAGCTGCTATCGGTGTGGTGCCGATGATCATCGGTAAGTCGCCGCTGTGGGCACCACTGGGCAGCGTACTGGCATCGGGGCTGATTGTATCCATGATACTCACCCTTTTTGTAGTACCGGTGCTCTATTATCTGTTTGTACGTCCTGCTCCGGAACCCGCGATAGCTGCCGATGCCGACGCAGAGATCATGTACAAACCGGCCCATTGA